The following DNA comes from Cyanobacteria bacterium GSL.Bin1.
GCCCTCCAGGAGGTGCAAGGATTTTGTCCAATTTTACCCCATTTCTGCGCGTTAAAGAACCTCTTGAAGGGACTCAAACCTTGATCAGTCCTGATTTCTAGATTAATTCAGCAAGCCCTAATTATCAACGATGATCGGCTGGGTAACATCAATACTTTCATCCACAACCACCGGTCGTGCATTAACAGAAAAAGGCAAGAAGCGCAGGAAACGTCGGAAGTCTGGTGCAGAGAAGCCTTGAGCAAAATTAGCAAAGACACTGACTTCCTCAGTGACATCATAAATGGCTCCCACATTAAAGACTACATCATCAAAACTAACGTCACCGCCGGTTACTTCATCAGGAATCGCAGCGCCAGCAAAATCAATATCTCCCAAGACATTAAAGTCATCGACTGACATATTGAATCGTTCAAAGCGTAAGCCCCCACTGAGCGCAAGCTCTTCTGTCGCTTGCCAATCCAACTGGCCAAAGGCACCAAAGGTTTCTAAATCATAAGGCGGAGAAAAGAATTCCTCATCCACCTTAATAAATTCATTGCTACCACTGTTATCAAAGACACCAGGGTCAAAAATTTCTAAGGGTTGTTCAATGGATTCATCCGCGTAATCTACGCCCCACAGTACATCCAAATTACTCGTTAAAGGCGTTTCAATGTCTAGACGAGCACCAACTTTTTCCGATTCCGTTACTGTTCGCGAAACCGATTCAAAAATGGTAGCTCGGTTATCGACTGGAATAGTGAGGGTTGTGGACTCCTTATAAAAAGCTTGTAAATCAAGTTGACTGCCACCAAGATCGTCATGGGAGTAATTTAAACTCAGTGTTAAGTCCTCGCGACCGGGTAAATCCTCCAGTTCCAATTCTCCCGATGTTTCTAGAGGTCGGGCTTTGGTTCGTTCATCAAGATCATCCACACTGGGATCAGAAATTGTGGGCGGGTCTTGTTTATCATCAAAATAATTAACCGTTAACTGTAAGCGCTGGTCTGGCGTGAAATCAACACCGGCTTTGGCAAGGATATTAAACGTTTCTAAATTATCTAATCCTTGTGAGCGACCGACAGGAATAATATCTCCCTCCGCATCAAAGCTATTACCCGTTTCTTCGTATGAGGCGGCAAGCAGATAATCAAATTGCCCAACTTGACCGGAGAAAAATTGTTCGACCCCTGCACCGAAACTCTGCTCAAAATCCGAGAGAGACAGGCGAGGACCAATCGAGACCTTAGTCCGAGCAGTAAACACTTCTTCTGGTTGACGGGTAATAATATTAATAATGCCACCACTGGCTTCTGCCCCATAAATTGAACTGGGACCGCGCACGACTTCCACCTGTTCCAAGGCATTAGGGGCAATACTGCGTAAATCTTGGAAGACGCTAAGGTTACTATCCACAGGAACGCCATCAATTAAGACAGAGGGTTCCCGACCGCGCAACGATTGAGCCCGATTGGAGGCACTTTGGCTAGGCGGACCCAATCCTGGAACAGTATTCCCAAGAATATCAGGAAGGTTATTCGAGAGTTGCGATTATTGTTCAATTTCTTCTCGATTAACAACGGTTGTAGAACGGGGAATGTCCCTAGGATCTTCTTCAGTTCGGGTTGCAGTTACCACCAGTTCAATAACACCGTCTTCAGTTTCACTTCCTTCTGTTACAGCTGCAGCAGGCGTGGGTTCTGCTTCTGGGGTTGGCGAAGGAGTGGTTTGGGCTAAACTGCCTTGTTCGGGAAGATTGACAGCTAGTCCTTGCGCCGTTGACTCAATATTCACTTTGGGAAGAGTGGTTGCCCCAAGGATAATGACGCGAACACTGTTAGGATATTTCTGAATTACCCTAATTTCAGCAATTTCAACAGATGGGTCGGAGATTTGAATGCTTTCTCCTTCGGCTAACTGTAACTGTGTATCAATAATATCGATGAAAAGGGTATCTTCTCCGACTGGCGTCTGGAACGTTTGTAGGGGTTCCTCCGTTGGCGTGATTAGTAAGAGTTGGAGGTTATTCTCACCTGTGCTATTGACTTGAATGTCAGTAACCGGAGAGGGAGCCGCATGAACAACACTGGTTACTAACATTGATGTAATAGGAATTACGGCATAACCAAGAAGGGATTTTTGAATCAGATTCACTGTTATCTTATTAAAAGTTAGTATCAATTATTGGTTGTCACAGTCTATCACTATATCACTTGAGAAATCTTTTTAATAATAAAAATCAAATGGGTTGAACTTTACGGAGTAACGCTGAGTTGAGAGACTCTAAAAAAAGTAAGCAGTGACTTAGTTTTAGGACTTTGTAGATTCCGTTGACTGAATCAGGAATTTGATAATTGTTTGCTGAGGTACTTGAGAAGACGCGGTTCTGCTGAGTGGAGGAAAAAGTGATTCCCGGGAAAAGTTTTCTTGGTGAAATCGGCGCTGGTGTGTTCGCGCCATCCTTTTAAGCCGCCTTTGCGACTGGCAGGATCGCGCCACCCGCCAAAAGCAGTAATGGGACAGGGAAGGGGGGTTTGTTCGGTGTACTGGTAGGTTTCACATACGGCAAAATCTGCACGTAAAATGGGCAACATCAGTTGCATCATTTCTGGATCATCAAGAATAGTAGAAGATGTCCCTTTTAACCAGCGCAATTTCTCAATCAGTTCTTCATCGGGGAGGTTATAGCTAGGGGGATCATCTTCAGGGAATTGGGGGGCACGACGACCAGAAACGAAAAGATGAGTGGGTAACGGTTGACCTTCATCGCGCAAGGTGCGAGTCAGTTCAAAGGCAATTAAAGCCCCCATGCTGTGACCGAAGAAGGCAAAGGGTTTGTCCAGATAAGGAGTAATGATCGGAATAAGTGCGCTGACCAATTTGTTTAAGTCAGTAAAAGGGGTTTCTTTGCGCCGTCGTCCATGTCCAGGGAGTTCAGCCGGACAGAGTTCGACTGTATCCGAGAAATGATTAGACCAATTGCGAAAAATTTGGGCGCTTCCCCCGGCATAAGGGAAGCAAAACAAACGCAGGGTTGCTTGTGGATTAGATGGGAGAGGCTTAAACATGGAGATTGGTGGAACTGCACAAATTATTATAATCAGCGATAGTAATTATAGAGTTAGCAGTTTGATCATCCTTGCCGTCTAGTTTTACTTACTGTTTGTGTCTGTTGCTAACGCTGCTTCAGAAACCATAACTGGAACGATCAGAGTAACATTACTAACAAAAGGGAGGAGATTTCTTCGAGTTAATATCGCTCCCATCCCAAGACTGTTTCCCATCGACGGCAAACAAACTGACCACTAATTCCCACTAACAGCAAACCAACTGAGCACAATACATACAGTAAAGCCATTCCTGCTCCTTCCCTGGTGCCAAAGATAGTTCCCAATAAAGGCGTTAAACTTCCCCCTTCCATCATGGCCGGTTCAAAGACTTGATCGGCTAAGGGACCTGCTAAGGCTACTCCAACCGCAGAAGTTAACTGCATAGAGAGAGAACGTACGGAAAAGACCCGCCCTTGAGCCTTTGGATTCACTTCGTTAAGCCAAATGGTTGCATGAGAACTATTCATCAAAGGAAAATTAAGAGAGGAGCCAAATTGGGCAACTAACCAAATCCATGGCACTTGTCCCAAGCCCAAAATCACTTTAAAGATGCCAGCCCCCATCATTCCTGAAAATAAAGCCTTCAGTTTCTGGGTGGGAGCGCCCCGAGTACTCAGAATAGTTGCACTCAATACGCCAGCAATGCCAGCAGCAGAATGAATCCAACCCAAAACTGTTGTATTGTTATCCGTACGGGCTAAAATCATGGGTCGTAGTAACACTCTTCCTAAATCATGGAGAAATTTAAATAGCAACCGAATCAGCAACAAGGTTGTCAACCCACGATGGTTGAGGAGATAGCGGATGCCATAACTGAAACGTTGCCAAAAGGATTCGGAAGGAGAAGGTTCGGTTTCGGTGGTCGAAGGTTGCGGAATGGGTTGGGTGATTAAGGTGACAATTGCGAAGCTAAACGTAGCAAGATCAATGACGATAATTCCGGTTAATCCGATTAAAGGATAAAGCGCACCTGCTAGCGCCGGCGCCATTATAGAAGAACCATAGTTAAATGTGGAATTCATACTCGTTGCCCGCGAATACTGGTTAGGAGGCACTAGCATAGCAACTGAAGTGGAGTAGGAAAGCCCCTGTAGTAAGCGAAAGCCACTATTCACTGCTGCTGTTAGGTAAATATGCCAAATTTGTAGTACCTCCAGCCAAAACAAAATCCCTAAAACCATGGTTGAAAGGGCAGTCACACAATTACCCAAGATCATGAGATATTTACGAGGGTAGCGATCAACCAGCACCCCTGCATAGAGACTCAAAGCAATGCGGGGCAGTTGGGATGCGAGACCAACCCAAGCCATAGCGGTAACTGAGTGGGTGAGTTCCCATACCCAAATACTGATGGCAAAGTTGGTCATCTGACTGCCGATGGTGGAGATGAGTTGACCAAACCAAATAATAATAAAAGTACGCATTAATTGTGGCTATTTTTGAGGTATTAAATAGCTTATTTTGAAATTTACCGAAATATGGTTTGTAAAAGAAATAATATGAGAATTTTCAATTAATCCAGTAAATATTTAAACAGGTCATCAATAAAAAGATGAGCAGACAAAATTCCAGAACCACGGTTACTTAATTCATAAACTCTCTCTTGTTGTACGGCTTTCAATTTTGACCATAACGGATGGTTCGTTACTCGCTCTTTGATAGACTCATCATCTTCTGTAAACAAAAT
Coding sequences within:
- a CDS encoding TonB-dependent receptor, whose product is MGPPSQSASNRAQSLRGREPSVLIDGVPVDSNLSVFQDLRSIAPNALEQVEVVRGPSSIYGAEASGGIINIITRQPEEVFTARTKVSIGPRLSLSDFEQSFGAGVEQFFSGQVGQFDYLLAASYEETGNSFDAEGDIIPVGRSQGLDNLETFNILAKAGVDFTPDQRLQLTVNYFDDKQDPPTISDPSVDDLDERTKARPLETSGELELEDLPGREDLTLSLNYSHDDLGGSQLDLQAFYKESTTLTIPVDNRATIFESVSRTVTESEKVGARLDIETPLTSNLDVLWGVDYADESIEQPLEIFDPGVFDNSGSNEFIKVDEEFFSPPYDLETFGAFGQLDWQATEELALSGGLRFERFNMSVDDFNVLGDIDFAGAAIPDEVTGGDVSFDDVVFNVGAIYDVTEEVSVFANFAQGFSAPDFRRFLRFLPFSVNARPVVVDESIDVTQPIIVDN
- a CDS encoding alpha/beta fold hydrolase; translation: MFKPLPSNPQATLRLFCFPYAGGSAQIFRNWSNHFSDTVELCPAELPGHGRRRKETPFTDLNKLVSALIPIITPYLDKPFAFFGHSMGALIAFELTRTLRDEGQPLPTHLFVSGRRAPQFPEDDPPSYNLPDEELIEKLRWLKGTSSTILDDPEMMQLMLPILRADFAVCETYQYTEQTPLPCPITAFGGWRDPASRKGGLKGWREHTSADFTKKTFPGNHFFLHSAEPRLLKYLSKQLSNS
- a CDS encoding MFS transporter — protein: MRTFIIIWFGQLISTIGSQMTNFAISIWVWELTHSVTAMAWVGLASQLPRIALSLYAGVLVDRYPRKYLMILGNCVTALSTMVLGILFWLEVLQIWHIYLTAAVNSGFRLLQGLSYSTSVAMLVPPNQYSRATSMNSTFNYGSSIMAPALAGALYPLIGLTGIIVIDLATFSFAIVTLITQPIPQPSTTETEPSPSESFWQRFSYGIRYLLNHRGLTTLLLIRLLFKFLHDLGRVLLRPMILARTDNNTTVLGWIHSAAGIAGVLSATILSTRGAPTQKLKALFSGMMGAGIFKVILGLGQVPWIWLVAQFGSSLNFPLMNSSHATIWLNEVNPKAQGRVFSVRSLSMQLTSAVGVALAGPLADQVFEPAMMEGGSLTPLLGTIFGTREGAGMALLYVLCSVGLLLVGISGQFVCRRWETVLGWERY